A stretch of the Aegilops tauschii subsp. strangulata cultivar AL8/78 chromosome 4, Aet v6.0, whole genome shotgun sequence genome encodes the following:
- the LOC109778277 gene encoding agamous-like MADS-box protein AGL30: MGRVKLKIKKLENTSGRQVTYSKRRSGILKKAKELSILCDIDLILLMFSPSGRPTICVGDKSPIDEVIAKYAQQTPQERAKRKLESLEALKKTFKKLDHDVNIQDFLGSGGQTVEELSSHLGALQCQMADVQKRLSYWSDPEKVENIDHIRAMEQSLKESLNRIGIHKENFAKQHLMGLQCAAAQFQNEMQLPLGLTGDPNPSSWFHSGGGSDGQPPMMLPEDPSLLHQRDIGCSTSTSLQSYPGYFSMSKQSTDTAGGEQQHQQAAAVHQHQHQHQQPEFSQGDCLTSLHLGAQFPYQSAFDHASLLNDRLFRPDMELHVDNAAASAMDFVGGHYEMPRPGDEASFQNWASAACGATMYDHQQQPPSAQLIVQNMTESLTVSSLQQQL; this comes from the exons ATGGGGAGGGtgaagctcaagatcaagaagcTGGAGAACACCAGCGGGCGGCAGGTGACATATTCTAAGCGGCGGTCAGGGATTCTCAAGAAGGCCAAAGAGTTATCCATTCTCTGTGATATCGATCTCATTCTTCTCATGTTTTCCCCCAGTGGAAGGCCTACCATATGCGTCGGCGACAAAAG CCCCATAGACGAAGTCATTGCAAAGTATGCACAACAAACTCCTCAGGAAAGGGCTAAAAG GAAGCTGGAGAGCTTAGAA GCACTAAAGAAGACATTCAAGAAGCTAGACCATGATGTCAACATTCAGGACTTCTTAGGCTCCGG GGGTCAGACGGTCGAG GAATTATCTAGTCATCTTGGCGCATTGCAATGTCAAATGGCAGATGTTCAAAAGCGTCTCAG ttATTGGAGCGATCCCGAGAAGGTTGAGAATATAGACCATATAAGAGCGATGGAGCAATCTCTCAAAGAATCTCTTAATCGCATCGGCATTCATAAG GAGAACTTTGCAAAGCAGCATCTGATGGGCCTACAGTGCGCTGCTGCTCAG TTCCAGAACGAGATGCAGCTACCTCTGGGGCTAACCGGTGACCCGAACCCTTCGTCGTGGTTCCACAGCGGTGGCGGCAGCGATGGACAGCCGCCCATGATGTTACCTGAAGACCCCAGCTTGCTCCATCAGAG GGACATCGGGTGCTCGACGAGCACGTCGCTGCAGAGCTACCCGGGCTACTTCAGCATGAGCAAGCAGTCGACGGACACCGCCGGGGGCGAGCAGCAGCACCAGCAGGCGGCGGCGGTACATCAGCACCAGCACCAGCACCAGCAGCCGGAGTTCAGCCAGGGCGACTGCCTGACGTCACTGCATCTCGGCGCGCAGTTCCCGTACCAGTCCGCCTTCGACCACGCCAGCCTCCTCAACGACAGGCTCTTCAGGCCGGACATGGAGCTGCACGTCGACAACGCGGCGGCCTCGGCCATGGACTTCGTCGGCGGCCACTATGAAATGCCGAGGCCCGGCGACGAGGCCAGCTTCCAGAACTGGGCATCGGCGGCATGCGGCGCCACCATGTACGATCACCAGCAGCAGCCGCCATCTGCCCAA CTTATTGTTCAGAACATGACTGAATCCCTGACCGTCAGCTCCCTGCAGCAGCAACTCTGA